A section of the Arabiibacter massiliensis genome encodes:
- a CDS encoding DUF3990 domain-containing protein, whose protein sequence is MPKLNDGMLLYHGSYLAVPEIDLGACKVGKDFGRGFYVTSSYDQAHSFVRLSVKRQIKEGALSPDHGVGAVSVYRLHLADALSLHMFEHADEEWLHFVAGNRRLDLFPGVLDAFREVDIVGGKIANDRTARTLQLYVAGGYGEPGTPEADAIAIQTLLPNRLDDQFCFRTDAAVRALEFVRSDHYDALA, encoded by the coding sequence GTGCCAAAGCTGAACGATGGGATGCTGCTCTACCATGGAAGCTACCTGGCCGTTCCCGAGATCGATTTGGGGGCGTGCAAGGTAGGGAAGGACTTCGGCCGCGGTTTCTACGTGACCAGTTCCTACGACCAGGCGCACAGCTTCGTGAGGCTGTCGGTGAAGCGCCAGATCAAGGAGGGTGCGCTTTCTCCTGATCACGGCGTCGGAGCGGTGTCGGTGTACCGGCTACATCTGGCAGACGCCTTGTCCCTCCATATGTTCGAACACGCCGACGAGGAATGGCTTCATTTCGTGGCGGGCAACCGGCGCCTTGATCTCTTTCCCGGCGTGTTGGATGCGTTTCGCGAGGTCGACATCGTGGGAGGCAAGATCGCGAACGATCGCACCGCGCGCACGTTGCAGCTATACGTGGCGGGCGGCTATGGCGAGCCGGGCACGCCGGAGGCGGACGCGATAGCCATCCAGACGCTGTTGCCGAACAGGCTGGACGACCAGTTCTGCTTCCGCACCGACGCCGCGGTGCGGGCCCTCGAATTCGTGAGGAGCGACCACTATGACGCGCTTGCATGA
- a CDS encoding DUF3791 domain-containing protein, with translation MTPEEIDITDMQCWVFRMAQTSWGRTSLECAELFKEHDVLGFIAELYGLLHLSGYRAALDEVETYLRSKGVEPCQS, from the coding sequence ATGACGCCGGAGGAAATCGACATCACCGATATGCAGTGCTGGGTGTTCCGCATGGCGCAAACTTCGTGGGGCCGCACGTCCCTCGAATGCGCCGAGCTGTTCAAAGAGCACGACGTCCTCGGGTTCATTGCCGAGCTGTACGGACTGTTGCATTTGAGCGGCTACCGCGCGGCCCTGGACGAAGTTGAAACCTATCTTCGCTCGAAGGGGGTCGAGCCGTGCCAAAGCTGA